The proteins below come from a single Salvelinus fontinalis isolate EN_2023a chromosome 1, ASM2944872v1, whole genome shotgun sequence genomic window:
- the LOC129855360 gene encoding probable phosphatase phospho1 isoform X1 encodes MFTGVGEPPSHRSPNMAASSVPSTAPVPSPPKRFLVLFDFDETIVNESSDDAVVRAAPGQQLPDWLRHSYREGYYNEQMQRILAYIAEQGVTEDSIRSKVEQIPPTPGLLTLFQYLQSRKQDFELVVVSDANMYFIEAWLERAGARHLFHRIFTNPASFDAQGRLVLLPFHTHGCQRCPDNMCKQVIVREYLARRQQERGGCPFQRVFYVGDGANDICPMLALGPRDTAFPRRHFPMHRLLQEMQDAGTEGLKVSVVPWASGQDVVDCLNRLEEER; translated from the exons ATGTTCACCG GTGTGGGCGAGCCACCGTCCCACCGCTCCCCAAACATGGCTGCCTCATCTGTCCCTTCCACGGCCCCGGTCCCGTCCCCTCCCAAACGCTTCCTGGTTCTCTTCGACTTCGACGAAACTATCGTCAACGAGAGCAGCGACGATGCAGTGGTGCGCGCCGCCCCGGGCCAGCAGCTCCCCGATTGGCTGAGACACTCGTACCGCGAGGGCTACTACAACGAGCAAATGCAGCGCATCCTGGCCTACATTGCTGAGCAGGGCGTCACTGAGGACTCCATTCGCTCCAAGGTCGAGCAAATTCCCCCCACGCCCGGCCTTCTCACTCTCTTCCAGTACCTCCAGTCCCGCAAGCAGGACtttgagttggtggtggtctCCGACGCAAACATGTACTTCATTGAGGCATGGCTGGAGAGGGCTGGGGCTCGCCACCTCTTCCACAGGATCTTCACCAACCCGGCCAGCTTCGACGCTCAGGGGCGCCTGGTGCTCCTGCCCTTCCACACCCACGGATGCCAGCGCTGCCCCGATAACATGTGCAAGCAGGTGATCGTACGGGAGTACCTGGCGCGGCGGCAGCAGGAGCGCGGCGGCTGCCCCTTCCAGAGGGTGTTCTACGTGGGGGACGGGGCCAACGACATTTGCCCCATGCTAGCCCTGGGGCCCCGCGACACGGCCTTCCCCAGGAGGCACTTTCCCATGCACCGGCTGCTGCAGGAGATGCAGGACGCTGGGACGGAGGGCCTTAAGGTCAGCGTGGTGCCCTGGGCCAGCGGGCAGGACGTGGTGGACTGCCTGAAcaggctggaggaggagagatga
- the LOC129855350 gene encoding uncharacterized protein LOC129855350, whose translation MAKEGGTVRVCGLPLDINKNRLIDKLHIHFLRKRNGGGDISSVTVSKTTPGSAFITFEDSEVARRVVEHQNHTLSVNGKQYELSVSLHSKDVDPDELFVDTAVTVDYSKLNGGKTSISNILKNACDIKCTFHVQADLCTFKGRYTEVQILTKCLLRLFNSQTSKDVHSLKAEATEDDKRYNSAQGRTERQEDTETAGQANGLDLGNGSSRASESNRALLQESYTNDRKEADALYTSYTNHREEAGALHTSYTNDIEDAVALEKGTSMEDFSMVIDSDIFRYLRKYCSAEYQNILDRHGVEILDVTTRDITTLYLQLKAGATGRGVEHLRLAHGELAWLYQDKEAQLRKEQLAKESFPRLGLQQAFKTLTQRFTKLLINEDKSNVYLVGSGSDVSEAKQFLLEMQGTTKEHGQELLHSSGDASLPFVPDTKLRKERAVRSKEFKMAATFGRTMGSEKPKDDENWSSLSDVKAPEDHQINSFSSTKLRMNDQKLGSGPISGITSQKVEMSSSGPRDLQEDNLFKRYEPLSTASLSVNPPLNLAQNNETRPTKAANFSEFQGYSMDDMDMSVDRAVPTGIVQQSKSISTLRRSNSFSGQVRTKQVRKDSSSAVDLFGKTKGGETTSHPETRQVFSVELVVPTTQWLYTKDVFHILLEEVTSDLQMKEKKTLNEVVLHLRGKDPANVRVCQQVLKKLIDKVAEDFSTHELLLTQLGVSDSKNETVEVLCTTVRETWEKVKIILMPNTKSILIFGPKLDCLEVMSFLKEVLHFGTEGEQTMKERPIDLKKPSSDSPSNPDINSSAAHQSSASSDKQDQETTPATDIVSSGSLEGVSQSGVKKVPVLKLRLGVAGPVDEKSFRTISAPYKAEGSLRVTEGNDAAPLPEHSAQRLTGPKPEKSQIPNSRGLQTQKNHSEGNAGLSCICGTAGASISWTAGGKAMCPSCVECTKSHAMNPQSATAKHYGASRSNEKQDVKDTEVKASPSWVGGTTGESVSMTAWGGALCQNHIHPDCKVRPKSKEGVVGIRGTMTRSEMSISLVGYNKDTTLKITYNIPDGIQGKDHPNPGGSFQGGTFHAFLPLNETTLKLLPCLERAFHRGLTFNVRVGDTRDCVTWGSIPHKTSIEGGFSRNGYPDSRYLRCLAEALRSHGIEEG comes from the exons ATGGCGAAGGAGGGTGGAACGGTCCGAGTGTGTGGGTTACCCCTAGATATCAATAAAAACAGACTGATCGACAAGCTCCACATTCATTTCCTGCggaagaggaatggaggaggggaCATTTCATCGGTCACGGTCTCCAAGACAACGCCTGGCTCTGCCTTCATTACCTTTGAGGACAGCGAAG TGGCTCGGAGAGTGGTTGAACATCAGAATCACACATTATCAGTGAATGGCAAGCAATATGAGCTAAGTGTGAGTTTGCACAGCAAAGACGTTGATCCAGATGAG CTCTTTGTGGACACAGCTGTGACAGTGGACTACAGCAAATTGAATGGGGGGAAAACATCGATATCTAACATCCTCAAAAATGCCTGTGACATAAAATGCACCTTTCACGTTCAGGCTGACCTCTGCACTTTCAAAGGTCGCTACACAGAAGTCCAAATCCTGACCAAGTGTCTGCTGAGACTTTTCAATTCACAGACCTCAAAAGATGTCCATTCCCTTAAAGCTGAGGCCACCGAGGATGACAAAAGATACAACTCTGCTCAAGGACGaacagaaagacaggaggacACTGAGACCGCAGGACAGGCCAACGGACTGGATCTGGGGAACGGTTCCAGTAGAGCCTCTGAGAGTAATCGTGCCCTTCTTCAAGAATCTTACACCAATGATAGAAAGGAGGCGGATGCATTGTACACATCATACACCAATCATAGAGAGGAAGCGGGGGCATTGCATACATCTTACACCAATGACATAGAGGATGCAGTGGCATTAGAGAAGGGAACCTCAATGGAGGACTTCTCAATGGTCATAGACTCAGACATCTTCCGATACCTCCGAAAGTACTGCTCGGCTGAGTACCAGAACATCCTCGACAGGCATGGAGTAGAGATACTGGATGTCACCACCAGAGATATCACCACCCTCTACCTGCAGCTTAAGGCTGGGGCCACTGGGCGAGGTGTGGAGCATCTAAGGCTTGCGCATGGGGAGTTGGCCTGGCTGTACCAAGACAAAGAGGCCCAACTTCGCAAGGAGCAGTTGGCTAAGGAAAGCTTCCCCAGGTTGGGGCTCCAGCAGGCTTTTAAAACCTTAACGCAGAGATTCACAAAGCTGCTGATCAATGAAGACAAGTCCAATGTCTATCTGGTGGGCAGTGGAAGTGACgtgtcggaggccaagcagttccTATTGGAAATGCAAGGGACAACAAAGGAGCACGGTCAAGAGTTACTTCACTCCTCAGGAGATGCGTCTCTACCCTTTGTCCCTGACACCAAGCTTAGAAAAGAAAGGGCTGTGAGGAGCAAAGAATTCAAAATGGCTGCCACATTTGGGAGAACTATGGGTTCTGAGAAACCTAAAGATGATGAGAATTGGTCCAGCTTGAGTGACGTAAAGGCTCCTGAGGATCACCAGATAAATAGTTTCTCGTCCACAAAACTCAGAATGAATGACCAGAAATTAGGTAGTGGACCAATTTCAGGGATTACGAGTCAGAAGGTTGAAATGTCAAGTTCTGGTCCAAGGGATCTCCAGGAAGACAACCTCTTCAAAAGGTATGAACCATTGTCCACTGCTTCCTTGTCTGTTAACCCCCCTCTGAACTTGGCACAAAACAATGAAACCAGACCCACAAAAGCAGCAAACTTTAGTGAATTCCAGGGCTACTCAATGGATGATATGGACATGTCTGTGGATAGGGCGGTTCCAACTGGCATAGTCCAACAATCCAAGTCAATTTCCACTCTGAGACGGTCCAACAGTTTCTCAGGGCAGGTTAGGACCAAACAAGTCAGAAAGGACAGCAGCTCAGCTGTAGACCTGTTTGGAAAGACCAAAGGAGGCGAAACTACTAGTCACCCAGAGACTAGGCAAGTCTTCAGTGTAGAGCTGGTGGTGCCCACAACTCAATGGTTATACACAAAGGATGTTTTCCACATACTGCTAGAGGAAGTAACCTCTGACCTGCAGATGAAGGAGAAAAAAACATTAAATGAGGTCGTCCTCCATCTGAGAGGGAAAGATCCAGCCAACGTCAGGGTGTGTCAGCAGGTGCTGAAAAAGCTGATTGACAAGGTGGCCGAGGACTTCTCCACCCATGAGCTGTTGTTAACACAGCTGGGTGTGTCAGACTCGAAGAATGAGACAGTTGAGGTGTTATGCACCACTGTGAGAGAGACATGGGAGAAAGTGAAAATCATTCTAATGCCAAATACTAAGAGCATTTTAATCTTTGGTCCAAAACTGGATTGTTTGGAGGTGATGTCATTTCTAAAAGAGGTGCTTCACTTTGGAACAGAGGGGGAACAGACCATGAAAGAGAGACCCATTGATCTTAAGAAACCATCTTCTGATTCTCCATCCAACCCTGACATAAACTCCTCAGCAGCACATCAGAGCTCTGCCAGTAGTGACAAACAAGACCAGGAGACCACCCCTGCAACCGACATTGTTTCATCAGGGAGCTTGGAGGGAGTGAGCCAATCAGGTGTGAAGAAAGTGCCTGTTTTGAAGCTTCGGTTAGGAGTAGCTGGTCCCGTAGATGAAAAGAGTTTCAGGACAATCAGTGCTCCCTATAAAGCAGAGGGGTCACTAAGAGTGACAGAAGGAAATGATGCAGCACCATTACCAGAGCACAGTGCTCAGAGGTTGACAGGGCCAAAGCCTGAGAAAAGCCAGATACCTAACAGTAGGGGACTGCAGACCCAAAAGAACCATAGCGAAGGAAATGCCGGTTTGTCCTGTATATGTGGAACCGCAGGGGCATCTATATCTTGGACGGCTGGTGGAAAAGCCATGTGCCCATCGTGCGTGGAATGTACAAAGTCTCATGCAATGAATCCGCAAAGCGCCACCGCCAAACATTACGGGGCAAGCCGGtccaatgagaaacaagatgtgAAAGACACCGAGGTGAAGGCCAGTCCATCTTGGGTAGGTGGAACCACTGGGGAATCTGTGTCTATGACTGCTTGGGGCGGGGCCTTGTGCCAGAATCACATCCATCCCGACTGTAAAGTACGCCCTAAATCTAAGGAGGGTGTCGTGGGCATCCGGGGGACCATGACCCGCAGTGAGATGTCCATCAGTCTGGTTGGGTACAACAAGGATACAACGCTGAAGATCACCTACAACATTCCTGATGGCATCCAAGGG AAAGACCATCCAAACCCTGGGGGATCTTTCCAAGGGGGCACGTTCCATGCCTTCCTGCCTCTGAATGAAACGACTCTCAAGCTTCTGCCATGCCTCGAACGTGCCTTTCATCGAGGCCTCACCTTCAATGTGAGAGTAGGGGACACTAGGGATTGTGTGACCTGGGGTAGCATCCCACACAAGACCAGCATCGAGGGAGGGTTTTCCAG GAATGGATACCCAGACTCAAGATATCTCAGATGCTTAGCTGAGGCACTGAGGTCTCATGGTATCGAGGAGGGCTGA
- the LOC129855360 gene encoding probable phosphatase phospho1 isoform X2, translating into MAASSVPSTAPVPSPPKRFLVLFDFDETIVNESSDDAVVRAAPGQQLPDWLRHSYREGYYNEQMQRILAYIAEQGVTEDSIRSKVEQIPPTPGLLTLFQYLQSRKQDFELVVVSDANMYFIEAWLERAGARHLFHRIFTNPASFDAQGRLVLLPFHTHGCQRCPDNMCKQVIVREYLARRQQERGGCPFQRVFYVGDGANDICPMLALGPRDTAFPRRHFPMHRLLQEMQDAGTEGLKVSVVPWASGQDVVDCLNRLEEER; encoded by the coding sequence ATGGCTGCCTCATCTGTCCCTTCCACGGCCCCGGTCCCGTCCCCTCCCAAACGCTTCCTGGTTCTCTTCGACTTCGACGAAACTATCGTCAACGAGAGCAGCGACGATGCAGTGGTGCGCGCCGCCCCGGGCCAGCAGCTCCCCGATTGGCTGAGACACTCGTACCGCGAGGGCTACTACAACGAGCAAATGCAGCGCATCCTGGCCTACATTGCTGAGCAGGGCGTCACTGAGGACTCCATTCGCTCCAAGGTCGAGCAAATTCCCCCCACGCCCGGCCTTCTCACTCTCTTCCAGTACCTCCAGTCCCGCAAGCAGGACtttgagttggtggtggtctCCGACGCAAACATGTACTTCATTGAGGCATGGCTGGAGAGGGCTGGGGCTCGCCACCTCTTCCACAGGATCTTCACCAACCCGGCCAGCTTCGACGCTCAGGGGCGCCTGGTGCTCCTGCCCTTCCACACCCACGGATGCCAGCGCTGCCCCGATAACATGTGCAAGCAGGTGATCGTACGGGAGTACCTGGCGCGGCGGCAGCAGGAGCGCGGCGGCTGCCCCTTCCAGAGGGTGTTCTACGTGGGGGACGGGGCCAACGACATTTGCCCCATGCTAGCCCTGGGGCCCCGCGACACGGCCTTCCCCAGGAGGCACTTTCCCATGCACCGGCTGCTGCAGGAGATGCAGGACGCTGGGACGGAGGGCCTTAAGGTCAGCGTGGTGCCCTGGGCCAGCGGGCAGGACGTGGTGGACTGCCTGAAcaggctggaggaggagagatga